In the Arachis ipaensis cultivar K30076 chromosome B10, Araip1.1, whole genome shotgun sequence genome, one interval contains:
- the LOC107622706 gene encoding dual specificity protein phosphatase 12 — protein sequence MPYLVRENLFIGNISDAAEILQNGGGGGGAGGGDFTHILSVLSSASISFFSEWRPSVSIPVKEINKVYVSGAGSGDSGKCALSPEKLLYSLEYAGRDLKLVRMAVPLKDTENEDLLDYLEVCIDFIDRSRKEGSVLVHCFAGVSRSAAVITAYLMRMENLSLEDSLESLRKSYEFVCPNDGFLEQLRMFEEMGFKVDHSSPIYKRFRLKILGESHFSGSRIDSSKLGADPGMPVQISSDVEGATKVENNRSPTYRCKKCRRIVALQEHVVDHIPGEGETSFEWHKRRSGNPFNKSNESCSSIFIEPLRWMKAVEEGALEGKLSCVHCDARLGYFNWAGIQCSCGSWITPAFQLHKGRVDISPV from the exons ATGCCTTACCTTGTCCGCGAGAATCTCTTCATCGGAAACATCAGCGACGCGGCGGAGATCCTCCAGAACGGTGGAGGTGGCGGTGGTGCCGGAGGAGGAGACTTCACACACATACTCTCCGTCCTCAGCTCCGCCTCCATTTCCTTCTTCTCCGAATGGCGCCCATCCGTCTCCATCCCCGTAAAGGAGATCAACAAGGTCTACGTCTCCGGCGCCGGCAGCGGTGACTCCGGCAAGTGTGCCTTGTCGCCGGAGAAGCTCCTCTACTCTCTCGAGTACGCCGGACGTGACCTCAAGCTTGTGAGGATGGCGGTGCCTCTGAAGGACACGGAGAACGAGGACTTGCTTGATTACCTCGAAGTTTGCATCGACTTCATTGATCGTAGCAGGAAGGAAGGTTCCGTTTTGGTTCACTGCTTCGCTGGAGTTTCTAGAAG TGCGGCAGTGATTACGGCGTATTTGATGAGAATGGAAAATCTCTCTCTCGAAG ATTCCCTTGAATCATTAAGGAAGAGCTATGAATTTGTTTGCCCCAATGATGGCTTTCTTGAGCAG TTGAGAATGTTCGAGGAGATGGGCTTCAAGGTTGATCACTCCAGTCCTATATATAAGCGCTTTCGTCTGAAAATACTTG GTGAGAGTCATTTCTCGGGGTCGAGAATAGACAGTTCCAAACTGGGTGCAGACCCTGGCATGCCTGTCCAAATTTCTTCAGATGTTGAAGGAGCTACTAAAGTAGAAAATAATAGGAGTCCTACATATCGCTGTAAGAAGTGCCGACGAATTGTCGCATTGCAAGAACATGTTGTGGATCACATTCCTGGTGAGGGTGAGACGTCCTTTGAGTGGCATAAGCGAAGAAGTGGCAATCCTTTCAACAAGTCTAATGAATCGTGTTCGTCCATATTTATTGAGCCTCTCCGGTGGATGAAAGCTG TTGAGGAAGGCGCGTTGGAGGGAAAACTGTCATGCGTTCATTGCGATGCCCGTTTGGGATACTTCAACTGGGCAGGCATACAGTGCAGCTGCGGAAGCTGGATAACCCCAGCTTTTCAACTCCACAAAGGCCGTGTAGATATAAGCCCTGTATGA